A single Dioscorea cayenensis subsp. rotundata cultivar TDr96_F1 unplaced genomic scaffold, TDr96_F1_v2_PseudoChromosome.rev07_lg8_w22 25.fasta BLBR01000404.1, whole genome shotgun sequence DNA region contains:
- the LOC120254283 gene encoding CBL-interacting serine/threonine-protein kinase 21-like isoform X3, protein MARIVGKYCLGRMIGEGAFAKVKLAVDVHTNRQVAVKIIDKQTVIKNKIMYQIKREISTMKLLNHPHIVRIYEVIATKTKIYLIMEYASGGQLTDRMCKGLTEREARRYFQQLIDAVDYCHSRGVYHRDLKPENLLLDSEGNLKVSDFGLSTLKKPGALLSTACGSPSYVAPEVITKKNYKGAAADVWSCGVVLFELLAGHLPFEDGSLTNLYRKITRAEYTCPSWFTANQRKLIARILNPSPRRVICEELKHIFANERTQSFLLYLINKNICLLQRATITEIIGHEWFQVDYELSAEIEEEQESMKVENLSRTFDSKKKINNATKGKTSKFINAFQLISMSNGLNLSGLFHEQQTTKIGSQYPIDETIEKIESTARAVNLIVNRMDCFQVNLHEIKSLSRYGSHVIEAKVIQLAPTACMVEISKSSGTPRIFEEFCRRLSNLLKNTGSQHSTDKIAKRPRSR, encoded by the exons ATGGCTAGGATTGTAGGAAAGTATTGTCTCGGCAGGATGATCGGCGAAGGTGCATTTGCCAAGGTCAAGCTCGCCGTCGATGTGCACACGAACCGGCAAGTAGCTGTGAAAATCATCGATAAGCAGACGGTGATCAAGAACAAGATTATGTATCAG ATCAAGAGAGAAATCAGTACAATGAAGTTGTTGAATCATCCACACATTGTGAGGATATATGAG GTGATTGCAACGAAGACGAAGATTTACCTGATAATGGAGTATGCTTCAGGAGGGCAGCTCACCGACAGAATG TGCAAAGGATTGACAGAAAGAGAAGCGAGGAGATATTTCCAGCAGTTGATTGATGCTGTGGATTACTGTCACAGCAGAGGAGTTTATCACAGAGATCTCAAG CCGGAAAACCTGCTGTTGGACAGTGAAGGGAACCTGAAGGTGTCTGATTTCGGACTCAGCACGTTGAAAAAG CCAGGAGCATTGTTGTCGACTGCCTGTGGATCTCCAAGTTATGTAGCTCCTGAG GTGATAACGAAGAAAAACTACAAGGGAGCAGCTGCAGATGtgtggtcttgtggagttgttCTGTTTGAATTGCTCGCTGGTCACCTGCCTTTCGAAGATGGAAGCCTCACAAACTTGTATCGTAAG ATCACAAGAGCAGAATACACATGTCCGAGTTGGTTCACCGCAAATCAGAGAAAACTGATTGCTCGGATACTGAATCCATCTCCAAGACGAGTAATTTGCGAAGAGCTCAAACATATATTTGCTAATGAGAGAACACAGAGCTTCTTGTTATAtctgataaacaagaatatttGTCTGTTGCAGAGGGCGACGATCACAGAGATTATTGGACATGAGTGGTTTCAAGTTGATTATGAGCTATCTgcagaaattgaagaagaacaGGAAAGCATGAAAGTGGAAAATCTAAGTAGAACATTCGACAGCAAG AAGAAGATCAATAATGCAACAAAAGGGAAGACATCGAAGTTTATCAATGCATTCCAACTAATATCGATGTCAAACGGCCTCAATTTGTCAGGCTTGTTTCATGAACAG CAGACAACAAAGATTGGTTCACAGTATCCAATTGATGAAACAATCGAAAAAATTGAATCTACTGCTAGAGCTGTAAACCTGATTGTCAACAGGATGGACTGTTTCCAG GTGAACCTTCATGAAATTAAAAGCTTGTCAAGATATGGATCACATGTTATAGAAGCAAAG GTCATTCAGTTAGCACCAACTGCTTGCATGGTCGAAATTTCAAAATCTTCAGGGACTCCAAGAATATTTGAAGAG tTCTGTAGAAGATTATCGAATTTGCTGAAGAACACTGGAAGCCAACATTCGACAGATAAGATTGCAAAAAGGCCAAGAAGTAGATAG
- the LOC120254283 gene encoding CBL-interacting serine/threonine-protein kinase 21-like isoform X1 produces MARIVGKYCLGRMIGEGAFAKVKLAVDVHTNRQVAVKIIDKQTVIKNKIMYQIKREISTMKLLNHPHIVRIYEVIATKTKIYLIMEYASGGQLTDRMCKGLTEREARRYFQQLIDAVDYCHSRGVYHRDLKPENLLLDSEGNLKVSDFGLSTLKKPGALLSTACGSPSYVAPEVITKKNYKGAAADVWSCGVVLFELLAGHLPFEDGSLTNLYRKITRAEYTCPSWFTANQRKLIARILNPSPRRVICEELKHIFANERTQSFLLYLINKNICLLQRATITEIIGHEWFQVDYELSAEIEEEQESMKVENLSRTFDSKVKKKINNATKGKTSKFINAFQLISMSNGLNLSGLFHEQQTTKIGSQYPIDETIEKIESTARAVNLIVNRMDCFQVNLHEIKSLSRYGSHVIEAKVIQLAPTACMVEISKSSGTPRIFEEFCRRLSNLLKNTGSQHSTDKIAKRPRSR; encoded by the exons ATGGCTAGGATTGTAGGAAAGTATTGTCTCGGCAGGATGATCGGCGAAGGTGCATTTGCCAAGGTCAAGCTCGCCGTCGATGTGCACACGAACCGGCAAGTAGCTGTGAAAATCATCGATAAGCAGACGGTGATCAAGAACAAGATTATGTATCAG ATCAAGAGAGAAATCAGTACAATGAAGTTGTTGAATCATCCACACATTGTGAGGATATATGAG GTGATTGCAACGAAGACGAAGATTTACCTGATAATGGAGTATGCTTCAGGAGGGCAGCTCACCGACAGAATG TGCAAAGGATTGACAGAAAGAGAAGCGAGGAGATATTTCCAGCAGTTGATTGATGCTGTGGATTACTGTCACAGCAGAGGAGTTTATCACAGAGATCTCAAG CCGGAAAACCTGCTGTTGGACAGTGAAGGGAACCTGAAGGTGTCTGATTTCGGACTCAGCACGTTGAAAAAG CCAGGAGCATTGTTGTCGACTGCCTGTGGATCTCCAAGTTATGTAGCTCCTGAG GTGATAACGAAGAAAAACTACAAGGGAGCAGCTGCAGATGtgtggtcttgtggagttgttCTGTTTGAATTGCTCGCTGGTCACCTGCCTTTCGAAGATGGAAGCCTCACAAACTTGTATCGTAAG ATCACAAGAGCAGAATACACATGTCCGAGTTGGTTCACCGCAAATCAGAGAAAACTGATTGCTCGGATACTGAATCCATCTCCAAGACGAGTAATTTGCGAAGAGCTCAAACATATATTTGCTAATGAGAGAACACAGAGCTTCTTGTTATAtctgataaacaagaatatttGTCTGTTGCAGAGGGCGACGATCACAGAGATTATTGGACATGAGTGGTTTCAAGTTGATTATGAGCTATCTgcagaaattgaagaagaacaGGAAAGCATGAAAGTGGAAAATCTAAGTAGAACATTCGACAGCAAGGTGAAG AAGAAGATCAATAATGCAACAAAAGGGAAGACATCGAAGTTTATCAATGCATTCCAACTAATATCGATGTCAAACGGCCTCAATTTGTCAGGCTTGTTTCATGAACAG CAGACAACAAAGATTGGTTCACAGTATCCAATTGATGAAACAATCGAAAAAATTGAATCTACTGCTAGAGCTGTAAACCTGATTGTCAACAGGATGGACTGTTTCCAG GTGAACCTTCATGAAATTAAAAGCTTGTCAAGATATGGATCACATGTTATAGAAGCAAAG GTCATTCAGTTAGCACCAACTGCTTGCATGGTCGAAATTTCAAAATCTTCAGGGACTCCAAGAATATTTGAAGAG tTCTGTAGAAGATTATCGAATTTGCTGAAGAACACTGGAAGCCAACATTCGACAGATAAGATTGCAAAAAGGCCAAGAAGTAGATAG
- the LOC120254283 gene encoding CBL-interacting serine/threonine-protein kinase 21-like isoform X4 has translation MARIVGKYCLGRMIGEGAFAKVKLAVDVHTNRQVAVKIIDKQTVIKNKIMYQIKREISTMKLLNHPHIVRIYEVIATKTKIYLIMEYASGGQLTDRMCKGLTEREARRYFQQLIDAVDYCHSRGVYHRDLKPENLLLDSEGNLKVSDFGLSTLKKPGALLSTACGSPSYVAPEVITKKNYKGAAADVWSCGVVLFELLAGHLPFEDGSLTNLYRKITRAEYTCPSWFTANQRKLIARILNPSPRRVICEELKHIFANERTQSFLLYLINKNICLLQRATITEIIGHEWFQVDYELSAEIEEEQESMKVENLSRTFDSKKKINNATKGKTSKFINAFQLISMSNGLNLSGLFHEQTTKIGSQYPIDETIEKIESTARAVNLIVNRMDCFQVNLHEIKSLSRYGSHVIEAKVIQLAPTACMVEISKSSGTPRIFEEFCRRLSNLLKNTGSQHSTDKIAKRPRSR, from the exons ATGGCTAGGATTGTAGGAAAGTATTGTCTCGGCAGGATGATCGGCGAAGGTGCATTTGCCAAGGTCAAGCTCGCCGTCGATGTGCACACGAACCGGCAAGTAGCTGTGAAAATCATCGATAAGCAGACGGTGATCAAGAACAAGATTATGTATCAG ATCAAGAGAGAAATCAGTACAATGAAGTTGTTGAATCATCCACACATTGTGAGGATATATGAG GTGATTGCAACGAAGACGAAGATTTACCTGATAATGGAGTATGCTTCAGGAGGGCAGCTCACCGACAGAATG TGCAAAGGATTGACAGAAAGAGAAGCGAGGAGATATTTCCAGCAGTTGATTGATGCTGTGGATTACTGTCACAGCAGAGGAGTTTATCACAGAGATCTCAAG CCGGAAAACCTGCTGTTGGACAGTGAAGGGAACCTGAAGGTGTCTGATTTCGGACTCAGCACGTTGAAAAAG CCAGGAGCATTGTTGTCGACTGCCTGTGGATCTCCAAGTTATGTAGCTCCTGAG GTGATAACGAAGAAAAACTACAAGGGAGCAGCTGCAGATGtgtggtcttgtggagttgttCTGTTTGAATTGCTCGCTGGTCACCTGCCTTTCGAAGATGGAAGCCTCACAAACTTGTATCGTAAG ATCACAAGAGCAGAATACACATGTCCGAGTTGGTTCACCGCAAATCAGAGAAAACTGATTGCTCGGATACTGAATCCATCTCCAAGACGAGTAATTTGCGAAGAGCTCAAACATATATTTGCTAATGAGAGAACACAGAGCTTCTTGTTATAtctgataaacaagaatatttGTCTGTTGCAGAGGGCGACGATCACAGAGATTATTGGACATGAGTGGTTTCAAGTTGATTATGAGCTATCTgcagaaattgaagaagaacaGGAAAGCATGAAAGTGGAAAATCTAAGTAGAACATTCGACAGCAAG AAGAAGATCAATAATGCAACAAAAGGGAAGACATCGAAGTTTATCAATGCATTCCAACTAATATCGATGTCAAACGGCCTCAATTTGTCAGGCTTGTTTCATGAACAG ACAACAAAGATTGGTTCACAGTATCCAATTGATGAAACAATCGAAAAAATTGAATCTACTGCTAGAGCTGTAAACCTGATTGTCAACAGGATGGACTGTTTCCAG GTGAACCTTCATGAAATTAAAAGCTTGTCAAGATATGGATCACATGTTATAGAAGCAAAG GTCATTCAGTTAGCACCAACTGCTTGCATGGTCGAAATTTCAAAATCTTCAGGGACTCCAAGAATATTTGAAGAG tTCTGTAGAAGATTATCGAATTTGCTGAAGAACACTGGAAGCCAACATTCGACAGATAAGATTGCAAAAAGGCCAAGAAGTAGATAG
- the LOC120254283 gene encoding CBL-interacting serine/threonine-protein kinase 21-like isoform X2 has product MARIVGKYCLGRMIGEGAFAKVKLAVDVHTNRQVAVKIIDKQTVIKNKIMYQIKREISTMKLLNHPHIVRIYEVIATKTKIYLIMEYASGGQLTDRMCKGLTEREARRYFQQLIDAVDYCHSRGVYHRDLKPENLLLDSEGNLKVSDFGLSTLKKPGALLSTACGSPSYVAPEVITKKNYKGAAADVWSCGVVLFELLAGHLPFEDGSLTNLYRKITRAEYTCPSWFTANQRKLIARILNPSPRRVICEELKHIFANERTQSFLLYLINKNICLLQRATITEIIGHEWFQVDYELSAEIEEEQESMKVENLSRTFDSKVKKKINNATKGKTSKFINAFQLISMSNGLNLSGLFHEQTTKIGSQYPIDETIEKIESTARAVNLIVNRMDCFQVNLHEIKSLSRYGSHVIEAKVIQLAPTACMVEISKSSGTPRIFEEFCRRLSNLLKNTGSQHSTDKIAKRPRSR; this is encoded by the exons ATGGCTAGGATTGTAGGAAAGTATTGTCTCGGCAGGATGATCGGCGAAGGTGCATTTGCCAAGGTCAAGCTCGCCGTCGATGTGCACACGAACCGGCAAGTAGCTGTGAAAATCATCGATAAGCAGACGGTGATCAAGAACAAGATTATGTATCAG ATCAAGAGAGAAATCAGTACAATGAAGTTGTTGAATCATCCACACATTGTGAGGATATATGAG GTGATTGCAACGAAGACGAAGATTTACCTGATAATGGAGTATGCTTCAGGAGGGCAGCTCACCGACAGAATG TGCAAAGGATTGACAGAAAGAGAAGCGAGGAGATATTTCCAGCAGTTGATTGATGCTGTGGATTACTGTCACAGCAGAGGAGTTTATCACAGAGATCTCAAG CCGGAAAACCTGCTGTTGGACAGTGAAGGGAACCTGAAGGTGTCTGATTTCGGACTCAGCACGTTGAAAAAG CCAGGAGCATTGTTGTCGACTGCCTGTGGATCTCCAAGTTATGTAGCTCCTGAG GTGATAACGAAGAAAAACTACAAGGGAGCAGCTGCAGATGtgtggtcttgtggagttgttCTGTTTGAATTGCTCGCTGGTCACCTGCCTTTCGAAGATGGAAGCCTCACAAACTTGTATCGTAAG ATCACAAGAGCAGAATACACATGTCCGAGTTGGTTCACCGCAAATCAGAGAAAACTGATTGCTCGGATACTGAATCCATCTCCAAGACGAGTAATTTGCGAAGAGCTCAAACATATATTTGCTAATGAGAGAACACAGAGCTTCTTGTTATAtctgataaacaagaatatttGTCTGTTGCAGAGGGCGACGATCACAGAGATTATTGGACATGAGTGGTTTCAAGTTGATTATGAGCTATCTgcagaaattgaagaagaacaGGAAAGCATGAAAGTGGAAAATCTAAGTAGAACATTCGACAGCAAGGTGAAG AAGAAGATCAATAATGCAACAAAAGGGAAGACATCGAAGTTTATCAATGCATTCCAACTAATATCGATGTCAAACGGCCTCAATTTGTCAGGCTTGTTTCATGAACAG ACAACAAAGATTGGTTCACAGTATCCAATTGATGAAACAATCGAAAAAATTGAATCTACTGCTAGAGCTGTAAACCTGATTGTCAACAGGATGGACTGTTTCCAG GTGAACCTTCATGAAATTAAAAGCTTGTCAAGATATGGATCACATGTTATAGAAGCAAAG GTCATTCAGTTAGCACCAACTGCTTGCATGGTCGAAATTTCAAAATCTTCAGGGACTCCAAGAATATTTGAAGAG tTCTGTAGAAGATTATCGAATTTGCTGAAGAACACTGGAAGCCAACATTCGACAGATAAGATTGCAAAAAGGCCAAGAAGTAGATAG
- the LOC120254283 gene encoding CBL-interacting serine/threonine-protein kinase 21-like isoform X5: MARIVGKYCLGRMIGEGAFAKVKLAVDVHTNRQVAVKIIDKQTVIKNKIMYQIKREISTMKLLNHPHIVRIYEVIATKTKIYLIMEYASGGQLTDRMCKGLTEREARRYFQQLIDAVDYCHSRGVYHRDLKPENLLLDSEGNLKVSDFGLSTLKKPGALLSTACGSPSYVAPEVITKKNYKGAAADVWSCGVVLFELLAGHLPFEDGSLTNLYRKITRAEYTCPSWFTANQRKLIARILNPSPRRRATITEIIGHEWFQVDYELSAEIEEEQESMKVENLSRTFDSKVKKKINNATKGKTSKFINAFQLISMSNGLNLSGLFHEQQTTKIGSQYPIDETIEKIESTARAVNLIVNRMDCFQVNLHEIKSLSRYGSHVIEAKVIQLAPTACMVEISKSSGTPRIFEEFCRRLSNLLKNTGSQHSTDKIAKRPRSR, encoded by the exons ATGGCTAGGATTGTAGGAAAGTATTGTCTCGGCAGGATGATCGGCGAAGGTGCATTTGCCAAGGTCAAGCTCGCCGTCGATGTGCACACGAACCGGCAAGTAGCTGTGAAAATCATCGATAAGCAGACGGTGATCAAGAACAAGATTATGTATCAG ATCAAGAGAGAAATCAGTACAATGAAGTTGTTGAATCATCCACACATTGTGAGGATATATGAG GTGATTGCAACGAAGACGAAGATTTACCTGATAATGGAGTATGCTTCAGGAGGGCAGCTCACCGACAGAATG TGCAAAGGATTGACAGAAAGAGAAGCGAGGAGATATTTCCAGCAGTTGATTGATGCTGTGGATTACTGTCACAGCAGAGGAGTTTATCACAGAGATCTCAAG CCGGAAAACCTGCTGTTGGACAGTGAAGGGAACCTGAAGGTGTCTGATTTCGGACTCAGCACGTTGAAAAAG CCAGGAGCATTGTTGTCGACTGCCTGTGGATCTCCAAGTTATGTAGCTCCTGAG GTGATAACGAAGAAAAACTACAAGGGAGCAGCTGCAGATGtgtggtcttgtggagttgttCTGTTTGAATTGCTCGCTGGTCACCTGCCTTTCGAAGATGGAAGCCTCACAAACTTGTATCGTAAG ATCACAAGAGCAGAATACACATGTCCGAGTTGGTTCACCGCAAATCAGAGAAAACTGATTGCTCGGATACTGAATCCATCTCCAAGACGA AGGGCGACGATCACAGAGATTATTGGACATGAGTGGTTTCAAGTTGATTATGAGCTATCTgcagaaattgaagaagaacaGGAAAGCATGAAAGTGGAAAATCTAAGTAGAACATTCGACAGCAAGGTGAAG AAGAAGATCAATAATGCAACAAAAGGGAAGACATCGAAGTTTATCAATGCATTCCAACTAATATCGATGTCAAACGGCCTCAATTTGTCAGGCTTGTTTCATGAACAG CAGACAACAAAGATTGGTTCACAGTATCCAATTGATGAAACAATCGAAAAAATTGAATCTACTGCTAGAGCTGTAAACCTGATTGTCAACAGGATGGACTGTTTCCAG GTGAACCTTCATGAAATTAAAAGCTTGTCAAGATATGGATCACATGTTATAGAAGCAAAG GTCATTCAGTTAGCACCAACTGCTTGCATGGTCGAAATTTCAAAATCTTCAGGGACTCCAAGAATATTTGAAGAG tTCTGTAGAAGATTATCGAATTTGCTGAAGAACACTGGAAGCCAACATTCGACAGATAAGATTGCAAAAAGGCCAAGAAGTAGATAG